The following are encoded together in the Kribbella voronezhensis genome:
- a CDS encoding M48 family metallopeptidase: protein MSEPAPGPVRNAVPRVVAVVLAAALIAVIVTTTPWHLIDLPKPDATLDFTTAEIDRQNQFRHELLPWSTASWVLSLLVPLVIGFSPLGRRLYDAIKLRWYYAVPVLVAGLGLLAGLVTVPTDVMAERVARKYGLSTQDWGLWIRDRAVNWLLMAIVLIAIALGLVALARRWRNWWWASAAIAGAVLVLGISFAYPVLVEPRFNDFTSLAPGAQRDELLQLAKQDGVPVKDVLVADASKRTTSLNAYVSGFGSTRRLVVYDTLLKDAPPAQVRLVVAHELGHAAEGDVLHGTFIGALGAAFAVVLLRLLLGARMSDPRHTALLLAMITAGTALSAPVENLVSRKIEARADFHSLRLTNDPVDFVAMEHQLSVTNISALNPSRWRYWMFANHPTPPERIAMGRAWASEHGSVVPPLVRR, encoded by the coding sequence GTGTCTGAGCCGGCGCCCGGACCGGTGCGAAACGCCGTACCCCGGGTAGTCGCGGTGGTGCTGGCCGCCGCCCTGATCGCCGTGATCGTCACGACCACGCCCTGGCACCTGATCGACCTGCCGAAACCGGACGCGACGCTCGACTTCACCACGGCCGAGATCGACCGGCAGAACCAGTTCCGGCACGAGCTCTTGCCCTGGTCGACCGCTTCCTGGGTACTCTCGCTCCTCGTCCCGCTCGTCATCGGCTTCAGCCCGCTCGGCCGCCGCCTGTACGACGCGATCAAGCTCCGCTGGTACTACGCGGTGCCGGTTCTCGTGGCCGGGTTGGGACTACTGGCCGGCCTGGTGACCGTACCGACCGACGTGATGGCCGAGCGAGTCGCCCGGAAGTACGGGCTGTCGACCCAGGACTGGGGACTGTGGATCCGCGACCGCGCGGTCAACTGGTTGCTGATGGCAATCGTGCTGATCGCGATCGCGCTCGGCCTGGTCGCGCTGGCACGGCGCTGGCGGAACTGGTGGTGGGCGTCGGCCGCGATCGCCGGCGCGGTCCTGGTGCTCGGTATCTCCTTCGCCTATCCCGTCCTGGTGGAGCCGCGCTTCAACGACTTCACCTCGCTGGCACCCGGCGCGCAGCGCGACGAACTCCTCCAGTTGGCCAAGCAGGACGGCGTACCGGTCAAGGATGTCCTGGTGGCGGATGCCTCCAAGCGGACCACGTCCCTCAACGCCTACGTCTCCGGCTTCGGATCGACCCGAAGGCTGGTCGTGTACGACACGCTGCTCAAGGACGCCCCGCCGGCGCAAGTGCGGCTCGTCGTCGCGCACGAGTTGGGCCACGCGGCCGAGGGCGACGTACTCCACGGCACCTTCATCGGCGCACTGGGAGCAGCCTTCGCGGTGGTCCTGCTGCGATTGTTGCTCGGAGCACGCATGTCCGATCCACGGCACACGGCGTTGCTGTTGGCAATGATCACCGCTGGTACTGCGCTGTCCGCACCCGTTGAAAACCTCGTGAGCCGCAAGATCGAGGCCCGCGCCGACTTCCACTCGCTCCGCCTGACGAACGATCCGGTGGACTTCGTCGCCATGGAGCATCAGTTGTCGGTCACGAACATCTCCGCCCTCAACCCGAGCCGCTGGCGTTACTGGATGTTCGCGAACCACCCGACTCCACCTGAGCGGATCGCGATGGGCCGGGCCTGGGCGAGCGAGCACGGATCGGTGGTCCCGCCGCTGGTCCGGCGATGA
- a CDS encoding EamA family transporter, with product MHAPPDAARTKSIGLGFALFSALTFGGSGPFAKALIGAGFSPEQAAWLRILGSAVLLVPLVLVLRGRAGVRAARKSWPQLVLYGLTGIAGCQTLFFIAASRLPVGVAILLEFTGPVLVVGWLKFGRKVAVPRAAALGVAIALVGLATVVEVWSGLQLDLLGLLAGLAAAACQATYFILIDKLTGVADPLVMTAAGSVVGAVLLTAISAPWAVPWHSLTDTIAIGERSAPGWIFAAWLIVVSTVVAYLAGAAAVQRLSAAIGGAVAYVEVVAASLFAWILLGETLKTNQIIGGVIVLLGAFVAQSSVGKVTPGELPGTPDLEPSEPDLDRATL from the coding sequence ATGCACGCACCGCCGGATGCCGCCCGGACCAAGTCGATCGGGCTTGGATTCGCCCTGTTCTCGGCGCTGACCTTCGGAGGTTCCGGGCCGTTCGCGAAGGCGCTCATCGGGGCCGGCTTCTCCCCCGAACAGGCCGCTTGGCTGCGCATTCTGGGCAGTGCCGTCCTCCTGGTTCCGCTGGTCCTCGTCCTTCGCGGCCGGGCCGGGGTCCGCGCCGCCCGGAAGTCCTGGCCGCAGCTGGTGCTCTACGGCCTGACCGGTATCGCCGGCTGCCAGACGCTCTTCTTCATCGCCGCCAGCCGGCTGCCGGTCGGGGTGGCGATCCTGCTGGAGTTCACCGGCCCGGTGCTCGTGGTCGGCTGGCTCAAGTTCGGCCGGAAGGTCGCCGTACCGCGGGCTGCCGCGCTCGGGGTGGCCATCGCGCTGGTCGGCCTCGCCACGGTGGTCGAGGTCTGGTCCGGACTCCAGCTCGACCTGCTCGGCCTGCTGGCCGGGCTCGCGGCCGCCGCCTGCCAGGCGACGTACTTCATCTTGATCGACAAGCTCACCGGCGTCGCGGATCCGCTGGTGATGACCGCCGCCGGCAGCGTCGTCGGCGCCGTCCTGCTGACGGCGATCTCGGCGCCGTGGGCCGTTCCGTGGCATTCGCTGACCGACACCATCGCGATCGGTGAGCGCTCCGCGCCGGGCTGGATCTTCGCCGCGTGGCTCATCGTGGTCAGCACCGTCGTCGCGTACCTCGCCGGCGCCGCCGCAGTACAGCGCTTGTCCGCGGCGATCGGTGGAGCGGTCGCGTACGTCGAGGTCGTCGCGGCCAGCCTGTTCGCCTGGATCCTGCTCGGCGAGACGCTCAAGACGAACCAGATCATCGGTGGCGTCATCGTCCTGCTGGGTGCCTTCGTGGCACAGTCATCCGTCGGCAAGGTGACGCCTGGCGAACTGCCCGGCACGCCCGATCTCGAGCCATCAGAACCTGACCTCGATCGCGCCACGCTCTGA
- a CDS encoding MFS transporter, whose amino-acid sequence MSTSISARPAGYTSVLRVPGLRPIFIAHGVSMAGSVAAEVALAIMIFERTRSPLLSALVLVCSFLPYALGGAVLSSLADRFPARPVLVCCDLICAAAIAAMLIPGMPVAGLLALLLVTGVVAPVFAGARAASLAHLLDADLFPVGRSLLRAIGQLTILTGLAIGSVTVAAVGPSWLLSLDAASFAASAVLIGIGTPSTPRSGTATRSTVRESLAGLGYVFGKPRLRRLVVLSWVVPAFSSMPDGLAVAYTGQLGVAASLAGALLTGYAVGSILGELVASRLSPGVRRRLVVPLILLTQVPAIAFAAEPSIAVAAVLLAISGSGYAFNQGIDPLILAAVEPAYRGRLFTVQTSGLMAIQGVGIALAGVLGTLMRPNLAICVGGVVGTVTTMVLARRALSTG is encoded by the coding sequence GTGTCCACCTCGATCTCCGCCCGCCCCGCGGGCTACACCTCCGTACTCCGGGTGCCCGGCCTGCGGCCGATCTTCATCGCGCACGGTGTCTCGATGGCCGGGTCGGTCGCGGCCGAGGTCGCGCTCGCGATCATGATCTTCGAACGGACCCGGTCGCCGTTGCTCTCCGCCTTGGTCCTGGTCTGTTCGTTCCTGCCGTACGCGCTCGGCGGAGCCGTGCTCTCCTCGCTCGCGGACAGGTTCCCGGCCAGGCCCGTCCTGGTCTGCTGCGACCTGATCTGCGCGGCCGCGATCGCCGCGATGCTGATTCCCGGCATGCCGGTGGCCGGCCTGCTCGCACTGCTGTTGGTGACCGGCGTCGTTGCTCCCGTCTTCGCCGGTGCCCGGGCCGCGAGCCTGGCCCACCTGCTGGACGCCGACCTGTTCCCGGTCGGTCGATCGTTGCTCAGGGCAATCGGTCAGCTGACGATCCTGACCGGCTTGGCGATCGGGTCGGTCACCGTTGCGGCGGTCGGGCCCAGTTGGCTGCTGTCTCTCGACGCGGCCTCCTTCGCGGCCTCGGCTGTGCTCATCGGGATCGGCACGCCCTCGACGCCCAGGAGCGGCACGGCGACCCGTAGTACGGTGCGGGAATCCCTTGCTGGGTTGGGATATGTCTTCGGCAAGCCCCGGCTCCGGCGACTGGTTGTGTTGTCCTGGGTCGTTCCGGCGTTCTCCTCGATGCCGGACGGGCTGGCGGTCGCCTACACCGGTCAGCTCGGCGTCGCCGCGTCGCTGGCCGGTGCGCTTCTCACTGGGTATGCGGTCGGTTCGATCCTTGGCGAGCTGGTTGCTTCGCGGCTGTCGCCGGGAGTGCGGAGGCGGCTCGTGGTGCCGTTGATTCTGCTGACACAGGTGCCGGCGATCGCCTTTGCCGCCGAGCCTTCGATCGCGGTCGCCGCGGTGTTGCTGGCGATCTCGGGATCCGGCTATGCGTTCAACCAAGGGATCGATCCGTTGATCCTGGCCGCCGTCGAGCCGGCGTACCGGGGGAGGCTGTTCACCGTCCAGACCAGCGGGTTGATGGCGATTCAGGGAGTCGGGATCGCGCTTGCTGGGGTGCTCGGCACGCTGATGCGCCCCAATCTGGCGATCTGCGTCGGCGGCGTGGTCGGGACCGTGACAACCATGGTGCTGGCCCGGAGAGCGCTCTCGACCGGCTGA
- a CDS encoding glycosyltransferase family 4 protein: MTVLVVTNDFPPRQGGIETFVRSLCDQLDDLVVFTARMPGDTQYDAGLAFPVERDRTSMLLPTARITRHAVDVMHRYQADRVLFGAAAPLGLMGPALRKAGARRIVAMTHGHETWWAGVPGTRQALRRIGDAADTVTTVSNWCEEQITKALSDKAKVRRLTPGVDTSRFYPGCGGEQVRKGLGLEGVPVVACVSRLVARKGQDTLIRAWPRVLAEVPTAVLLLVGGGPAREPLTALAKTMGVEHAVRFTGAVPWADIPPYVDAADVFAMPCRTRRFGLEPEALGIVSLEAAATGKPVLVGDSGGASDTVRHGETGYLVDPYNPVAVAVRLVQLLTDPARAQAMGKAGREWVAAEWTWQRSGQTLRQLLEV; encoded by the coding sequence ATGACCGTTCTCGTCGTCACCAACGATTTCCCCCCGCGCCAGGGCGGGATCGAGACCTTCGTCCGCTCGCTGTGCGACCAACTGGACGACTTGGTCGTCTTCACCGCGAGGATGCCCGGCGACACGCAGTACGACGCAGGGCTGGCGTTTCCGGTCGAGCGGGACCGTACGTCGATGTTGTTGCCGACGGCACGCATCACCCGGCACGCCGTGGACGTGATGCATCGCTATCAGGCGGATCGCGTGCTCTTCGGCGCCGCCGCGCCGCTGGGATTGATGGGGCCCGCCCTCCGCAAAGCCGGAGCGCGGCGGATCGTCGCCATGACGCACGGACACGAGACCTGGTGGGCCGGCGTACCGGGGACCCGGCAGGCGTTGCGGCGGATCGGGGATGCGGCCGACACGGTGACCACGGTCTCGAACTGGTGCGAGGAACAGATCACGAAAGCCCTGTCCGATAAGGCGAAAGTCCGCAGACTGACGCCAGGGGTCGATACCTCCAGGTTCTACCCGGGGTGTGGTGGCGAGCAGGTGCGCAAGGGCCTTGGCCTGGAAGGCGTTCCGGTCGTGGCATGCGTGTCGAGGCTGGTAGCTCGCAAGGGCCAGGACACGCTGATCCGCGCGTGGCCAAGGGTTCTGGCCGAAGTACCGACAGCTGTCCTGCTCCTCGTCGGCGGTGGGCCCGCACGAGAACCGCTGACCGCACTCGCGAAGACGATGGGAGTGGAACACGCGGTGCGCTTCACCGGCGCGGTGCCGTGGGCCGACATCCCGCCGTACGTCGATGCGGCGGACGTCTTCGCGATGCCTTGCCGGACGAGGCGGTTCGGGTTGGAACCCGAGGCGCTCGGGATCGTCTCGCTGGAGGCCGCCGCGACCGGGAAGCCGGTCCTGGTCGGCGATTCCGGCGGCGCCTCCGACACCGTCCGGCACGGGGAGACTGGGTATCTGGTGGATCCGTACAACCCGGTCGCGGTCGCCGTACGGCTCGTTCAGCTGCTGACCGATCCGGCCAGGGCCCAGGCGATGGGCAAGGCCGGTCGTGAGTGGGTCGCGGCTGAGTGGACCTGGCAACGATCGGGGCAGACGCTGCGGCAGTTGCTCGAGGTGTGA
- a CDS encoding MarR family winged helix-turn-helix transcriptional regulator: MISESEEPARLLLELQRATHATLQELTAKLVDLDLSPSEINALGNLSDGRPRTVSELGAAIGIRPTTLTGVLDRLERRGCLTRGVRAGDRRAVLIELTEDGRETADLIAAAIAEIEHQALADLPAEVVGNFRRVLRALAGGGSGE; encoded by the coding sequence GTGATATCCGAATCGGAAGAACCTGCGCGGCTGCTGCTGGAGTTGCAGCGGGCGACCCATGCGACGCTCCAGGAGCTGACCGCGAAACTGGTGGACCTCGACCTGTCGCCGTCCGAGATCAACGCGCTGGGCAACCTGTCGGACGGCCGTCCCCGGACCGTGTCGGAGCTGGGCGCGGCCATCGGGATCAGGCCGACCACGCTGACCGGCGTACTGGATCGGCTCGAGCGGCGAGGCTGTCTGACCCGGGGTGTGCGGGCCGGGGATCGCAGGGCGGTGCTGATCGAGCTGACTGAGGACGGACGGGAGACAGCGGACCTGATAGCGGCCGCCATCGCCGAGATCGAACACCAGGCCCTGGCCGATCTCCCGGCAGAGGTGGTCGGCAACTTTCGCCGGGTGCTCAGGGCACTGGCAGGAGGCGGTAGTGGTGAGTGA
- a CDS encoding carboxylesterase/lipase family protein, which yields MDPIAAVAGGKVRGSTKDGVTAYLGIPYAAGPQGADLYAAPKPVTPWDGVRATTSLGPTAPQPGYEPPFDKLLNNPIIPGAEFLNVNVWTPGGSGLPVLVWFPGGAFRNGSNATPAYDGTAFARDGVVLVSVNYRLGVAGFGVVAGAPNNRGLLDQLAALAWVQENIAAFGGDPGRVTIFGQSAGGMSVATLLSLAASEGLYQQAIVQSGSAEAVALASDASLMTAEVAKRLGIEATPEALGAVPIPDLIKAQQAVSVDLRLNPDPSRFGASVVKAGGGIMPFFPVVDGELIHELPLDAIAGGAAAGIDLLIGTTTEEFRFFTVPSGIAASITAEALPVLLSRAGIDPAVAGPYAANRPGQSPGEIYTAITSDAHFVLPTIRLAEATSATAYVYEFNWKSPLPGLGSCHALEIPFVFDTLANEPSPLQGDDPPQELADRMHAAWVAFATTGDPGWSQYDTTSRPVMSFDHPESRQLADPHGDEPALLRK from the coding sequence ATGGATCCGATTGCGGCGGTAGCGGGTGGCAAGGTTCGCGGGTCGACGAAGGACGGTGTGACCGCCTACTTGGGCATCCCGTACGCCGCCGGTCCACAAGGTGCCGACCTGTACGCCGCACCGAAACCGGTGACTCCGTGGGACGGCGTCCGGGCGACGACCTCGCTCGGGCCGACCGCGCCCCAGCCGGGGTACGAACCGCCGTTCGACAAACTGCTGAACAACCCGATCATCCCTGGCGCGGAGTTCCTCAACGTCAATGTCTGGACGCCTGGCGGCTCGGGCCTGCCGGTGCTGGTCTGGTTCCCCGGCGGCGCTTTCCGCAACGGCTCGAACGCGACCCCGGCGTACGACGGAACGGCCTTCGCCCGCGACGGCGTCGTACTGGTCAGCGTCAACTACCGGCTCGGGGTCGCCGGCTTCGGCGTCGTGGCGGGTGCGCCCAATAATCGCGGGCTGCTCGACCAGTTGGCTGCGCTGGCCTGGGTCCAGGAGAACATCGCGGCGTTCGGCGGCGATCCCGGCCGAGTCACCATCTTCGGTCAGTCCGCGGGTGGGATGAGCGTCGCGACCTTGCTGTCGCTGGCGGCGTCGGAGGGTCTGTACCAGCAGGCGATCGTGCAGAGTGGATCGGCCGAGGCGGTGGCCTTGGCGAGCGATGCGAGCTTGATGACGGCCGAAGTGGCGAAGCGACTCGGCATCGAGGCGACGCCCGAGGCGCTTGGCGCCGTACCGATTCCTGACCTCATCAAGGCCCAGCAGGCCGTGTCGGTCGACCTCCGGCTGAACCCGGATCCATCCCGTTTCGGTGCGAGCGTGGTCAAGGCAGGTGGCGGGATCATGCCGTTCTTCCCGGTGGTGGACGGTGAGCTGATCCACGAACTCCCCCTCGACGCCATCGCCGGTGGCGCGGCGGCGGGCATCGATCTGCTGATCGGGACGACGACGGAGGAGTTCCGGTTCTTCACGGTGCCCAGCGGGATCGCCGCCAGTATCACCGCCGAGGCGCTGCCCGTGCTGCTCAGCCGGGCGGGCATCGATCCGGCCGTTGCCGGACCGTACGCCGCCAACCGGCCGGGCCAGTCTCCTGGCGAGATCTACACCGCGATCACCAGCGACGCCCACTTCGTGTTGCCGACGATCCGGCTCGCCGAGGCGACCAGCGCCACGGCGTACGTGTACGAGTTCAACTGGAAGTCGCCGCTGCCCGGGCTCGGCTCATGCCACGCGCTGGAGATCCCGTTCGTGTTCGACACGTTGGCGAACGAGCCGTCGCCCTTGCAGGGTGACGATCCGCCCCAAGAGCTGGCCGATCGGATGCACGCGGCCTGGGTGGCCTTCGCCACCACCGGGGATCCGGGCTGGTCGCAGTACGACACGACCTCGAGGCCCGTGATGAGCTTCGACCACCCGGAGTCCCGGCAGTTGGCGGATCCACACGGCGACGAACCGGCGCTGCTACGGAAGTAG
- a CDS encoding ArsR/SmtB family transcription factor → MTILKFGQADALRCRFGISPLWETISAVRVLNGQRHRPLYSPWVAAKADATAGLELGMLRAVQPRTGYTPDFLTPPPKASRARFETEIARVRSTPLHQVRAELIQSRDTRNNPGAPAINKMLTDPAAAREGFAAEIEAAWHALIQPDWSLISRVLEDDLAYRGTQLTSGGLAKLFDDLHPALTWADDRLITSQFREQDRELEGQGLLLVPGVFAWPYLVLVTATGYQPTVVYPARGAARLWSDAPAPPDPLATLLGRTRATLLVALDPPATTSALAAQYGLALGTVAEHLGALHGAGLVSRRRTGHQVHYRRTDVGQAVVDASVG, encoded by the coding sequence GTGACGATCCTCAAGTTCGGCCAGGCGGACGCGCTGCGGTGCCGGTTCGGGATCTCGCCGTTGTGGGAGACGATCTCGGCCGTGCGGGTGCTCAACGGCCAGCGACACCGGCCGCTGTACTCGCCCTGGGTCGCGGCCAAGGCCGACGCGACGGCCGGCCTGGAGCTGGGCATGCTGCGAGCTGTCCAACCGAGGACCGGCTACACACCCGATTTCCTCACTCCCCCACCGAAGGCTTCCCGAGCCCGGTTCGAGACGGAGATAGCGCGCGTTCGGAGTACCCCGCTGCATCAGGTACGGGCCGAGCTGATCCAGTCCCGCGACACCCGGAACAATCCGGGCGCGCCGGCGATCAACAAGATGCTCACCGATCCGGCCGCGGCGCGCGAAGGGTTCGCGGCCGAGATCGAGGCCGCCTGGCATGCCTTGATCCAGCCGGACTGGTCGCTGATCAGCCGGGTCCTCGAGGACGACCTGGCCTACCGAGGCACCCAGCTCACGTCGGGCGGGTTGGCGAAGCTGTTCGACGATCTGCATCCCGCGCTGACCTGGGCCGACGATCGACTGATCACCTCTCAGTTCCGTGAGCAGGACCGCGAACTCGAGGGCCAGGGGCTCCTGCTCGTGCCGGGAGTGTTCGCCTGGCCGTATCTGGTCCTGGTGACCGCAACCGGCTACCAGCCGACGGTGGTGTATCCGGCTCGCGGCGCTGCCCGGCTGTGGTCCGACGCACCGGCTCCCCCTGATCCACTGGCGACGCTGCTCGGCCGCACCCGGGCGACGCTGCTGGTCGCGCTGGATCCACCCGCGACCACGAGCGCCTTGGCAGCGCAGTACGGGTTGGCTCTGGGGACCGTGGCAGAGCACCTTGGCGCGCTGCACGGGGCGGGGCTGGTGAGTAGACGGCGTACGGGCCATCAGGTGCACTACCGGCGTACGGACGTCGGGCAGGCTGTCGTCGACGCCTCGGTGGGCTGA
- a CDS encoding SDR family oxidoreductase gives MNTNEVALVTGANKGIGREIARQLATLGLTVYLGARDNERGRTAAAELADAGDVRFVQLDVTDADSVAAAVKAIEADAGRLDVLVNNAGIAVEWDVELVDLTAEQLRTTYEVNVFGVATVTSACIPLLRKSPNARIVNMSSSLGSLARLSDFESPQSRHQLMAYSSSKAALNALTVMYAAALRADGIKVNAATPGLVPTDINANAPIPRGSRTVADGAVAPVYLATLPPDGPTGVSRGPNPDDSIPW, from the coding sequence ATGAACACGAACGAGGTCGCACTGGTCACCGGTGCCAACAAAGGAATCGGCCGGGAGATCGCCCGGCAACTCGCGACTCTGGGGCTGACCGTCTATTTGGGGGCCCGCGACAACGAACGCGGTCGGACCGCCGCGGCGGAACTGGCTGACGCGGGCGATGTCCGGTTCGTCCAACTGGACGTGACCGACGCCGACTCGGTCGCTGCCGCCGTGAAGGCGATCGAGGCGGACGCGGGCCGGCTCGACGTCCTGGTCAACAACGCGGGCATCGCCGTCGAGTGGGACGTCGAGCTGGTCGATCTGACGGCCGAGCAGCTGCGGACGACGTACGAGGTCAATGTCTTCGGCGTGGCGACGGTGACGTCGGCGTGCATCCCGCTGCTGCGGAAGTCGCCGAATGCCCGGATCGTCAACATGTCCAGCAGCCTCGGGTCACTCGCGAGGTTGAGCGACTTCGAGAGCCCGCAGTCCAGGCATCAACTGATGGCCTACAGCTCGTCCAAGGCCGCGCTCAACGCGCTCACTGTCATGTACGCCGCCGCGCTCCGGGCCGACGGCATCAAGGTGAACGCCGCCACGCCGGGTCTGGTCCCCACCGACATCAACGCGAACGCGCCGATCCCCCGCGGCAGCCGCACGGTCGCCGACGGAGCCGTCGCTCCCGTCTACCTGGCCACGCTCCCGCCCGACGGCCCCACCGGCGTCTCCCGCGGCCCCAACCCTGACGACTCCATCCCCTGGTAG
- a CDS encoding alanine--tRNA ligase-related protein, with product MSLQKTFIDFFTDRGHVPTTGSSLITRPGDPVLFTTSGMHPLTPYLEGEPHPMGRRLTGVQRCLRTTDLDEVGDRTHLTVFEMLGSWSLGDYGSEQTLRWGYELLTEGYGIDPGRLYVTVFGGDNQVELDQESLRTWQSLGVPIELTTDDNWWSNGPTGPCGPDSEIFLWTGNGTPTGTPSTDDRWVEVWNHVMMRYRRFDDGSLEPLQQRNIDTGLGLERLTMLLEGKDSVYETSLFEPWMRIVPGLWKLDLESQRIVIDHLRSSMVIVGDGVHPSNTGRGYVLRRLIRRVLTLLWRVDDGYTVSDLPMELYKHTLEHFHQGELPTLVRRILIDEEIRFANLLERGRRIISHERFQKTLDQSDFDYLHETHGLPRELVQSLLP from the coding sequence ATGAGCCTCCAGAAGACCTTCATCGACTTCTTCACCGACCGCGGCCACGTGCCCACCACGGGCTCGTCGCTCATCACGCGCCCCGGTGACCCGGTGCTGTTCACGACCTCCGGGATGCATCCGCTGACGCCTTATCTCGAAGGCGAACCACATCCGATGGGCCGCCGGCTGACCGGGGTGCAGCGATGCCTGCGGACCACCGATCTCGACGAGGTCGGCGACCGCACCCACCTGACCGTGTTCGAGATGCTCGGGTCCTGGTCGCTCGGCGACTACGGCAGCGAGCAGACGCTGCGGTGGGGCTACGAGCTGCTCACCGAGGGGTACGGCATCGACCCCGGCCGGCTGTACGTGACCGTGTTCGGCGGTGACAACCAGGTGGAGCTCGACCAGGAATCGCTGCGCACCTGGCAGTCGCTCGGCGTGCCGATCGAGCTGACCACCGACGACAACTGGTGGTCGAACGGCCCGACCGGTCCGTGCGGTCCCGATTCGGAGATCTTCCTCTGGACGGGCAACGGTACGCCGACCGGTACGCCGTCCACCGACGACCGCTGGGTGGAGGTGTGGAACCACGTGATGATGCGCTACCGCCGGTTCGACGACGGCTCGCTGGAGCCGCTCCAGCAGCGCAACATCGACACCGGACTCGGGCTGGAGCGGCTGACGATGCTGCTCGAGGGCAAGGACTCGGTGTACGAGACCTCGTTGTTCGAACCGTGGATGCGGATCGTCCCCGGCCTGTGGAAGCTGGACCTGGAGTCGCAGCGGATCGTCATCGACCACCTCCGGTCGAGCATGGTGATCGTCGGCGATGGCGTGCACCCCTCCAACACGGGCCGCGGCTACGTGCTGCGCCGGCTGATCCGCCGGGTGCTGACGCTGCTCTGGCGAGTCGACGACGGCTACACCGTCTCGGACCTGCCGATGGAGCTGTACAAGCACACTCTCGAGCATTTCCACCAGGGCGAACTGCCGACGCTGGTCCGCCGGATCCTGATCGACGAGGAGATCAGGTTCGCGAACCTGCTGGAGCGCGGGCGCCGGATCATCAGCCACGAACGGTTCCAGAAGACGCTCGACCAGAGCGACTTCGACTACCTGCACGAGACGCACGGCCTGCCGCGCGAGCTCGTCCAGTCGCTACTTCCGTAG